Proteins from a genomic interval of Leptospiraceae bacterium:
- a CDS encoding type II toxin-antitoxin system VapC family toxin, which translates to MKFLLDTHTFLWAIGEPGKLSKKVLEIIENSENEIFTSVVNTWEICIKYSIGKLEIKKDPEKFIREEIQEVNFQILEIKLNHLFPLTKLPDFHKDPFDRLLISQSQTENIPILTNDPLIKKYKVKTIW; encoded by the coding sequence ATGAAATTTCTTTTGGACACTCATACATTTCTTTGGGCGATAGGGGAACCAGGCAAATTATCAAAAAAGGTTTTAGAAATAATAGAAAATAGTGAAAATGAAATTTTTACAAGCGTAGTGAACACTTGGGAAATTTGTATAAAATACTCAATTGGAAAATTAGAAATCAAAAAAGATCCTGAAAAATTTATTCGTGAAGAAATACAAGAAGTCAATTTTCAAATATTAGAAATCAAACTCAATCACTTATTTCCTTTAACTAAGTTGCCCGATTTTCATAAAGATCCATTTGATCGACTTTTAATTTCACAATCTCAAACAGAAAATATTCCAATTCTAACGAACGATCCTTTGATTAAAAAATACAAAGTAAAAACTATCTGGTAA
- a CDS encoding type II toxin-antitoxin system Phd/YefM family antitoxin, with protein sequence MNKNVNIHEAKTNLSKLLVRVSLGDEIIISKSGKPMAKLVPYTKPKSKKRNLGNAKGIFKVDKSFFEPLPKDVLESFYS encoded by the coding sequence ATGAATAAAAATGTAAATATCCATGAGGCAAAGACCAATTTATCAAAGCTTCTTGTAAGAGTTTCTCTAGGCGATGAGATTATCATTTCCAAATCAGGGAAACCAATGGCAAAATTAGTTCCATACACAAAGCCCAAATCTAAAAAAAGAAATTTAGGAAATGCTAAAGGCATTTTTAAGGTAGATAAATCTTTTTTTGAACCCCTACCAAAAGACGTGTTGGAAAGTTTTTATTCATGA
- a CDS encoding DUF1564 family protein — protein sequence MKLFLLLLLFSHHILFPQPSVSMITFQNQKSFPFHQIQETENTVSTLLIPNHLLEDLKKKTKENGNSLVRYLSRLLKKYRTFTHSGMIPPPKKIKTEFQEEGLNLKRLSFRVRNSDWIELGELALAFGKSRCWVFTFLLELDILGLREILSKSRLINAVPTKKNLELRVSWSLSRDLQDFARSYYVRV from the coding sequence ATGAAATTATTTCTACTTCTATTACTTTTTTCGCACCATATACTCTTTCCTCAACCTAGTGTAAGTATGATAACTTTTCAAAACCAAAAATCCTTTCCCTTCCATCAAATCCAAGAAACTGAAAATACCGTTTCCACTCTCCTCATTCCCAACCACCTACTAGAAGACCTGAAAAAGAAAACGAAAGAAAATGGAAATAGCCTTGTCCGATACCTAAGCCGTCTTCTAAAGAAATACCGAACGTTCACCCACTCTGGAATGATTCCCCCACCTAAGAAAATTAAAACTGAATTCCAAGAAGAAGGTCTGAATCTGAAACGCCTCAGCTTTCGTGTCAGAAATTCAGACTGGATTGAATTAGGCGAACTAGCTCTAGCATTTGGTAAATCTCGGTGTTGGGTGTTTACCTTTTTATTGGAGCTGGATATTTTAGGACTAAGGGAAATCTTATCGAAGTCGAGATTGATCAACGCAGTTCCTACCAAAAAGAATTTAGAACTAAGAGTTTCTTGGTCGCTCAGCAGGGATTTACAGGACTTTGCACGAAGTTATTACGTTAGAGTATAG
- a CDS encoding transcriptional regulator, giving the protein MISDIEFKVGDYVVYPMHGVGAITEVSKKTILGKKRDCYSLEIQSSKMKVMIPVDKAKQVGIRGIIPKREIKKVLNLLMKDEVDTEEDWKIRYQNNMNKIKSGSIYEVADVCRNLFRRANGKELSIMERKLYENAYNLVKTEIALSKGVPQEEAGNIVSDILASSVQPVAQAAIAVDVDIE; this is encoded by the coding sequence ATTATTTCTGATATTGAATTTAAAGTCGGCGATTATGTTGTTTATCCAATGCATGGCGTTGGTGCTATCACGGAAGTGAGCAAAAAGACAATTTTAGGCAAAAAGCGTGACTGCTATAGCCTCGAGATACAGTCCTCGAAAATGAAAGTTATGATACCCGTCGATAAGGCAAAACAAGTCGGGATTCGAGGAATTATACCCAAACGAGAAATCAAAAAAGTTCTCAACCTATTAATGAAAGATGAAGTCGACACCGAAGAAGATTGGAAGATTAGATACCAGAACAATATGAACAAAATAAAGTCCGGTTCTATCTATGAAGTAGCTGATGTTTGTAGAAACCTTTTCCGACGAGCAAATGGCAAGGAATTGTCTATCATGGAAAGGAAGCTATACGAAAATGCTTATAATTTAGTAAAAACAGAGATAGCTTTAAGTAAAGGTGTTCCACAAGAGGAAGCCGGAAATATAGTTTCTGATATTTTAGCAAGTTCAGTGCAACCAGTTGCGCAAGCGGCAATCGCAGTAGACGTAGATATAGAATAA
- a CDS encoding TRAM domain-containing protein, with protein sequence MTHVYKLLLALSFSIVSFGFLFPMYGDFLLPAIYTGLVFVAVLGIVYFEDKIFPIVNAESAFCVGLGLLIGFGIARLLVSLIAESKNPGLGLIVYLGFGYAGIRVGYAFSIKPGLSIFGGGGAAGLQPYIIGSDKPEEIRDKILDTSVVIDGRILDIADTHFIDGPLILPNFVLREIQLISDSSDPIKRARGRRGLDMLNKLQRKGTIEVKITYTDYTDTREVDAKLIKLARDTGAKLVTNDFNLNKVAELQGVKVLNLNNLANALKPVVLPGEEIAIQVIKEGKDENQGIGYLEDGTMVVIENGGHLVGKDVRVNVTSIIQTAAGKMIFTKAIK encoded by the coding sequence ATGACTCATGTCTATAAGCTTTTACTCGCGCTCTCTTTTTCTATCGTATCCTTTGGATTTCTTTTCCCTATGTATGGTGATTTCCTCCTGCCCGCAATTTACACGGGTCTCGTTTTTGTCGCTGTTTTAGGAATTGTATACTTCGAAGATAAAATTTTCCCTATAGTAAATGCCGAATCTGCCTTTTGTGTGGGACTTGGTCTATTGATTGGTTTTGGTATCGCACGGTTACTTGTTAGTCTCATTGCAGAATCCAAGAATCCAGGTTTAGGTCTAATCGTGTATCTTGGGTTTGGTTATGCAGGTATTCGGGTAGGGTATGCTTTTTCCATAAAGCCGGGACTTTCTATTTTTGGAGGCGGCGGTGCAGCCGGACTTCAGCCTTATATCATAGGCAGTGACAAACCGGAAGAAATCCGCGACAAAATTCTAGATACATCCGTTGTCATTGACGGTCGAATTTTGGACATCGCGGACACTCACTTCATAGATGGTCCGCTTATTTTACCAAACTTTGTCCTTCGAGAGATTCAACTTATCAGTGATTCTTCTGATCCGATCAAACGGGCTCGCGGAAGACGCGGACTTGATATGTTGAATAAACTCCAACGTAAAGGCACAATTGAAGTAAAGATTACATATACTGATTACACAGACACCCGCGAGGTAGATGCAAAACTCATTAAACTCGCTCGTGATACAGGTGCAAAGTTAGTTACAAACGACTTCAATTTAAATAAAGTAGCCGAACTTCAGGGTGTAAAAGTTCTAAATTTAAACAATCTTGCCAATGCACTTAAACCAGTCGTCTTACCTGGAGAAGAAATTGCTATCCAAGTTATCAAGGAAGGTAAGGACGAAAACCAAGGAATTGGTTATCTCGAAGACGGCACGATGGTGGTCATCGAAAACGGTGGTCATCTAGTTGGGAAGGATGTTCGTGTAAACGTTACGTCAATCATCCAAACCGCAGCCGGCAAGATGATCTTCACAAAAGCTATAAAATAA
- a CDS encoding TolC family protein, whose amino-acid sequence MRFIFRITLFILFTNVIYPEKTDSHADNSHCAGNTKLLTIVECVLDHSPEFKKTRLELIAIKGKKIAASYLFPSNPTISVVNAYRKQSQSDVTIFNPVPQTAFNGELQASQEFYLGGQRGKRMEVAESEFSAQIKRVSIMERNTTAEALSAAVFYRNSLEEFKITEFLYQNSLDMAKVVQARAEKGLAAEIDADIANAEVSKTSRLLNSSIRKRDGAKGNLTVMMGVNFNLPLSIIDTIPDIKLNTTNTEELVATALKQRTEIEEGTLNIRIAQKRIELLKREAIPNLTVSAYVQRDGFNENVVGGRASIPLRVWRDNSGEILESQAKKDQSITNLEVNQHTIHFEVIKAVTNYNSLRAEFNNYPQELLKKVDANLLSLKKALSAGQINIRDALVAQNSLVGLKLSYIQSQSDYDLSKIELIRSIGFPLLQYAVVTK is encoded by the coding sequence ATGAGATTCATTTTTAGAATCACTTTATTTATACTATTTACAAACGTTATCTATCCAGAAAAAACAGATTCACACGCGGACAATTCCCATTGTGCGGGTAATACCAAATTACTCACAATTGTAGAATGTGTATTAGACCACAGTCCAGAGTTCAAAAAAACAAGGTTAGAATTAATCGCTATCAAAGGGAAAAAAATTGCCGCATCCTATTTATTCCCTTCCAATCCAACTATTTCAGTAGTCAATGCCTATAGAAAACAATCACAATCGGACGTTACTATTTTTAACCCAGTTCCCCAAACTGCTTTCAATGGAGAACTCCAAGCCTCCCAAGAATTCTATTTAGGTGGTCAGAGAGGCAAACGTATGGAAGTCGCAGAATCAGAATTTTCCGCTCAAATCAAACGAGTTTCCATAATGGAAAGAAATACAACTGCGGAAGCTCTATCTGCGGCTGTGTTCTATCGAAATTCTCTAGAAGAATTTAAAATCACTGAATTCCTATACCAAAACTCTTTGGACATGGCAAAAGTTGTACAAGCAAGAGCAGAAAAAGGACTCGCCGCCGAAATTGATGCAGATATCGCAAATGCCGAAGTCTCAAAAACATCTAGACTTCTCAACTCCTCCATTCGAAAAAGAGACGGAGCAAAAGGGAATTTAACAGTCATGATGGGGGTTAATTTTAATTTACCTCTATCGATCATAGACACAATTCCAGACATAAAACTCAATACAACCAATACGGAAGAACTCGTCGCAACTGCCCTCAAACAAAGAACAGAAATAGAGGAAGGAACACTCAATATCCGAATAGCTCAGAAACGAATCGAACTTCTAAAACGAGAGGCTATTCCTAATTTGACTGTATCCGCCTATGTTCAAAGAGACGGATTTAACGAAAACGTAGTTGGAGGAAGAGCATCAATCCCACTCCGAGTATGGAGAGACAATAGTGGAGAAATTTTAGAATCACAAGCCAAAAAAGATCAATCCATTACGAATTTGGAAGTAAACCAACATACAATTCACTTTGAAGTGATTAAAGCGGTTACAAACTATAACTCTCTCAGAGCGGAATTTAATAATTATCCACAAGAGTTACTAAAAAAAGTAGATGCAAACTTACTTTCTTTAAAAAAAGCTCTATCGGCAGGACAAATAAATATACGAGATGCATTGGTTGCTCAAAATTCACTTGTAGGATTAAAACTCTCCTATATTCAATCACAATCAGACTATGACTTATCTAAAATTGAACTGATTCGTTCAATTGGCTTTCCATTACTGCAATATGCGGTAGTTACTAAATGA
- a CDS encoding efflux RND transporter periplasmic adaptor subunit: MKYNKIYILIVILTIGFTSYRVYKYFTKKKTTVTVAEENLLMNETIKVESEVLKDVNLHSIQINFNEFQETLNLIGEVREDPDRVTKISARIPGRVSEVRFIEGARVKKGQVLAILDSPEAARVRSKYISSFARVNATEKNAKRIRELVQLKLAAEQEAINAESELKIQQAELKADKGNLHALGIPIPEISNSEVINSIGENSGRIEVTSPLDGIILSRDVVRGSQVDAITNLATVGNLDTVWFMVKLFEKDLGKVAEGDFAKVKLNSYPNEEFEGRLMYVGNQIDTGSRTVTGRIVIKNKNLLAKLGLFGTAELHTSDFNVLTIPIDALANMEGKDFVFVEEKPGEYKAKEVKLGRKNSKQIEILSGLQSGEYIVDQGIFTLKSKLLKSTFGE, encoded by the coding sequence ATGAAATACAATAAAATATATATTCTAATAGTTATTCTTACAATCGGTTTTACTTCTTATCGTGTATATAAATACTTCACCAAAAAGAAAACGACAGTCACAGTCGCAGAAGAAAATTTATTAATGAATGAAACAATAAAAGTTGAATCGGAAGTTTTAAAAGACGTAAACCTACATTCCATTCAAATAAATTTCAATGAATTCCAAGAAACGTTAAACCTCATAGGCGAAGTACGCGAAGATCCAGATCGAGTTACAAAAATAAGTGCCAGAATTCCAGGTCGCGTTTCTGAAGTTCGATTTATAGAAGGAGCCCGAGTTAAAAAAGGACAAGTTTTAGCAATTCTAGATTCTCCAGAAGCAGCAAGAGTTAGATCAAAATACATAAGCTCATTTGCCAGAGTAAACGCAACTGAAAAAAATGCAAAACGGATTAGGGAATTAGTCCAATTAAAATTAGCCGCCGAACAAGAAGCAATTAACGCCGAGTCTGAATTAAAAATTCAACAAGCAGAACTAAAAGCTGACAAAGGAAATTTACACGCCTTAGGAATTCCTATTCCAGAAATTTCTAATTCTGAAGTAATAAATTCAATTGGCGAAAACTCCGGTAGAATAGAAGTAACCTCACCTTTAGACGGAATAATTCTTTCCAGAGATGTAGTTCGCGGTTCTCAAGTAGATGCAATTACAAACCTAGCGACAGTTGGAAATTTAGACACTGTTTGGTTTATGGTCAAACTATTCGAAAAAGATTTAGGAAAAGTAGCCGAAGGAGATTTTGCAAAAGTCAAACTAAACTCTTACCCAAACGAAGAATTTGAAGGAAGACTTATGTACGTAGGAAATCAAATAGACACAGGCTCAAGAACTGTGACAGGAAGAATTGTTATCAAAAATAAAAATCTACTAGCAAAACTCGGATTATTCGGTACCGCAGAACTTCATACTTCTGACTTCAATGTATTAACCATTCCCATTGATGCATTGGCAAATATGGAAGGCAAAGATTTTGTTTTTGTCGAAGAAAAACCGGGGGAATACAAAGCCAAAGAAGTAAAACTAGGACGCAAGAACTCAAAACAAATTGAGATTCTATCCGGTCTACAGAGCGGCGAATACATAGTAGACCAAGGAATTTTTACCCTAAAATCCAAACTATTAAAGTCTACCTTCGGAGAATAA
- a CDS encoding efflux RND transporter permease subunit, translating to MKFLTIIVEWSLENRVIVLAATILFFVFGLDSVRKLKMDAIPDVTTIQVQVITSAPALSPLEIEQYITFPVERSMAGIPHVEEVRSISRYGLSVVTIVFMDDMNIFLARQLVGERLSDAINNIPKGYGTPTMGPISTGLGEIYQFTLSSHNLSLMDLTTYLNWYINPILKTIPGVVEVNTFGGNVKQYQIILSLDRMQSLAITMTDVIESLQKNNASMGGGYIEHNKEHFVIVTSGLINSLEELGKIFIGKTKEGTPISLSMIADIKYGIKLRLGATTKDGEGEVVGAMALMLMKENSLQVSQSVHEKLQEIKKNLPDGIHIETYYDRSEMVKHTIKTVLINLTEGAALVILVLFLLLGSIRAGIVIAVTIPLSMMFAIVIMRITDSPGNLMSMGAIDFGLIVDGAVIIIENAVRRLSMAIKEKGNLLTKEEKIETIKQATIEVRKATIFGETIIAIVYLPVLSLTGVEGKMFIPMAQTVLYALFGAFILSLTVVPVLATYILKVEEPEEHETWLFHKIKLYYIPILEKFMNAKKQVLAAAFISIVFSFVLFANLGAEFMPELDEGSLLLEVARLPSVSLSESIETGRRIEKTLKEKFPELLHAVSKTGSPDIATDPMGIERTDIYLRLKPKEEWRFDREKLMQALADDIEELVPEVAVSVSQPIKMRTNELIAGIRSDIGVKIFGDDIKILRELGDKTSHELRKIQGVVDLKIEQLGGLNYLRIRPKRESLTRYGVNIQDINQVTEILSSGYMAGSVFEGNKRFDITIKTNREFHFNLEEIRSLPVKSDSGISIPLGDLADVYIESGPVQISHQNQYRRMIVEFNVRGRDMMSVVGEVKEILSKNVPLPTGYRFEFGGKYENYISARTTLMIVVPLTLCLILFILWLAFGEITPALMIFLNVPFAITGGVLFLFLRDIPFSISAGVGFIALFGVAVLNGLVLISFTKEQEANGLSHLEAVVSAAHIRLRPVIMTAIVAATGFIPMAVSTSMGAEVQRPLATVVIGGLITASILTLLVLPIVYAVYYERKTNN from the coding sequence ATGAAATTCCTCACAATAATAGTCGAATGGTCTTTAGAAAATAGAGTCATCGTATTAGCCGCTACAATTTTATTTTTTGTATTTGGGTTAGATTCAGTACGAAAACTTAAAATGGACGCAATTCCAGACGTAACTACAATTCAAGTTCAAGTTATTACATCTGCCCCTGCCCTCTCTCCTTTAGAAATTGAACAGTATATTACTTTTCCAGTCGAGCGGTCAATGGCGGGTATCCCCCATGTAGAAGAAGTTCGCTCCATTTCTCGCTACGGTCTTTCCGTTGTAACTATCGTATTTATGGACGATATGAATATATTTTTAGCCCGTCAACTCGTTGGAGAACGATTGTCCGACGCAATAAATAATATCCCCAAAGGCTACGGAACTCCAACTATGGGACCGATTTCTACAGGGCTTGGGGAAATTTACCAGTTTACTCTGAGTAGCCACAATCTTAGTTTAATGGATTTAACAACATACTTAAACTGGTATATAAACCCAATCTTAAAAACAATCCCCGGGGTAGTAGAAGTCAATACATTTGGCGGAAACGTAAAACAATACCAAATTATTCTAAGTTTGGACCGAATGCAATCATTAGCCATAACCATGACAGATGTAATCGAATCCCTCCAAAAAAACAACGCATCTATGGGTGGAGGATACATCGAGCACAACAAAGAACATTTTGTTATCGTAACAAGTGGACTCATAAACTCCCTAGAAGAATTAGGGAAAATTTTTATTGGTAAAACAAAAGAAGGGACCCCTATTTCACTTTCTATGATCGCTGATATAAAGTATGGCATTAAATTAAGATTAGGTGCAACAACAAAAGATGGCGAAGGAGAAGTTGTGGGGGCAATGGCTCTTATGCTCATGAAAGAAAATTCTCTCCAAGTAAGCCAGTCTGTTCACGAAAAATTACAAGAAATCAAAAAAAATCTTCCTGACGGAATTCATATCGAAACCTACTACGACCGTTCAGAAATGGTAAAACATACTATTAAAACTGTATTAATTAATCTGACTGAAGGAGCGGCCCTTGTTATCCTCGTATTATTCCTATTACTTGGAAGTATACGCGCTGGAATTGTTATAGCAGTCACTATCCCTCTCAGTATGATGTTTGCAATTGTAATCATGCGAATCACTGATTCTCCCGGAAACTTGATGTCAATGGGCGCAATTGATTTTGGACTTATTGTAGATGGCGCTGTCATCATCATAGAAAATGCCGTTAGGCGACTTTCAATGGCTATAAAAGAAAAAGGTAATCTACTTACCAAAGAAGAAAAAATAGAAACAATCAAACAAGCTACCATTGAAGTAAGGAAAGCTACCATTTTTGGAGAAACGATAATCGCTATAGTTTATCTCCCTGTTCTTTCCTTAACCGGCGTAGAAGGGAAAATGTTTATTCCAATGGCGCAAACTGTTCTTTATGCGCTGTTTGGAGCGTTTATCCTTTCTCTCACTGTAGTTCCCGTTTTAGCTACATATATTTTAAAAGTAGAAGAACCGGAAGAACATGAAACCTGGTTGTTTCATAAAATAAAACTCTACTACATTCCTATTTTAGAAAAGTTTATGAATGCCAAAAAACAAGTATTAGCCGCTGCTTTTATTTCAATTGTATTCAGTTTTGTATTATTTGCCAATTTAGGTGCTGAGTTTATGCCAGAGTTAGATGAAGGATCTTTGCTTCTAGAAGTAGCACGGTTACCGTCTGTTTCGCTCTCCGAATCCATAGAAACCGGAAGAAGAATCGAAAAAACACTCAAAGAAAAATTTCCTGAATTACTTCATGCAGTATCTAAAACAGGCTCTCCTGATATCGCCACTGACCCAATGGGCATAGAGAGAACAGATATCTACCTACGACTGAAACCAAAAGAAGAATGGAGATTTGACCGCGAAAAATTAATGCAAGCTCTGGCGGATGACATAGAAGAACTAGTACCTGAAGTTGCCGTTTCCGTTTCACAACCTATCAAAATGAGAACCAATGAACTAATAGCAGGTATCCGCTCTGACATTGGAGTAAAAATTTTCGGTGATGACATTAAAATTTTACGAGAACTAGGAGATAAAACTTCTCACGAACTAAGAAAAATTCAAGGTGTAGTAGATTTAAAAATAGAACAATTGGGTGGACTAAATTATCTTCGAATACGACCCAAAAGAGAAAGTCTAACCAGATACGGTGTGAACATACAAGACATCAATCAAGTCACCGAGATTCTATCCTCTGGATATATGGCTGGCAGTGTTTTCGAAGGAAACAAACGTTTTGATATCACAATCAAAACAAATCGGGAATTCCACTTCAATCTAGAGGAAATTCGCTCTTTACCCGTAAAATCTGACTCAGGAATTTCAATTCCTTTGGGGGATTTAGCCGATGTTTATATAGAAAGTGGACCAGTTCAAATAAGCCACCAAAACCAATACAGAAGAATGATTGTGGAGTTTAATGTGAGAGGAAGGGACATGATGAGCGTCGTGGGAGAAGTAAAGGAAATACTTTCCAAAAATGTCCCCCTTCCGACCGGTTATCGATTTGAATTTGGTGGAAAATACGAAAACTATATTTCCGCCAGAACTACACTCATGATTGTAGTTCCACTTACCCTCTGTTTAATTTTATTTATTTTATGGTTAGCATTTGGAGAAATTACACCAGCACTGATGATTTTTTTAAATGTTCCATTTGCCATTACAGGCGGTGTACTATTTTTATTTTTACGTGACATTCCTTTTAGTATTTCGGCTGGTGTCGGGTTTATCGCATTATTCGGAGTTGCCGTATTAAATGGATTAGTTTTAATTTCATTTACAAAAGAACAAGAGGCGAATGGTCTGTCGCATTTAGAAGCCGTCGTAAGCGCGGCACATATACGACTTCGTCCGGTAATCATGACTGCAATTGTTGCGGCTACTGGCTTTATACCAATGGCAGTTTCTACAAGTATGGGAGCCGAAGTTCAAAGACCTCTTGCGACAGTAGTCATTGGCGGACTGATAACAGCGAGTATCCTCACATTACTTGTATTACCAATTGTATATGCAGTATACTACGAAAGGAAAACGAATAACTAA
- a CDS encoding PAS domain-containing protein, translating to MLQRTLLIFFAVLYPCFWVIFKFTKMPIDDPRQRIFISILCLIAFKLYNSEHPKIRKYQNALTYGIYYIITLHSLFLTYINHFSVEFQIQNFIIIVFASLGFIRKYDLFYYLFLTFLCFIPITVSGFFKLEIYFILCTLLLVSVGSFIIQNYHIRFLKQLLVNDRTLLRSIDRFKDGVIITDTTSHVLFVNDMAQKLLNFNSEFLVGSKVNLPIPSEDRLTGNTTVIHTVEDRLVEIRMLKVERLGRPAFFIIIKDITQETKEKKEIERLRLLHESILVHSKEGIVGLDKNGKITFTNQHTLDITGYTESELLGESFHATFHHSWMDGVPHEEENSPIRETLLDGTTNRINNEIFWKKSDKYFYVEYVSSPIRKEEEITGAVVTFKDITEKKEQKNLENKYQEELLFLSESSMRFLQIKDKSETFQYIAESIFEFSKPRGLIVNSYDTENSQFQVESALGFKQYIGSITKIMNCEMIGSNYREDYNRYPLSETKNKLIFLPDGLYSVNFGNLNRKESMIIESMLNVNRVYQFIFSDGEKTLGSVIILYSEEKFPFETMLEIFLHQATIAINRI from the coding sequence ATGTTACAAAGAACCTTACTTATATTTTTTGCTGTACTGTATCCTTGTTTTTGGGTTATTTTTAAGTTCACAAAAATGCCAATCGATGATCCAAGACAAAGGATATTTATTAGTATCCTTTGTTTGATTGCATTTAAACTTTATAATTCAGAACATCCTAAAATCCGCAAATACCAAAACGCACTCACATATGGTATTTATTATATAATAACTTTACATAGTTTGTTTCTAACGTATATAAATCATTTTTCGGTAGAGTTTCAAATTCAGAATTTTATCATCATTGTATTTGCTTCATTAGGTTTTATACGTAAATACGATTTATTCTATTACTTATTTTTGACCTTCCTATGTTTTATTCCAATTACAGTTTCTGGATTTTTTAAACTAGAAATTTATTTTATACTCTGCACCCTTCTATTAGTTTCAGTAGGTTCATTTATCATTCAAAATTATCATATTCGATTTCTGAAGCAACTTTTAGTAAATGATAGAACTCTATTGCGCTCAATAGATCGATTCAAAGACGGAGTAATTATCACAGATACGACTAGCCATGTTTTATTTGTAAATGATATGGCACAAAAACTTTTAAATTTTAATTCCGAATTTTTAGTTGGATCGAAAGTCAACCTGCCAATTCCATCCGAAGATAGGTTGACGGGAAATACAACTGTTATCCACACAGTAGAAGATCGTCTCGTAGAAATTAGAATGTTAAAAGTAGAACGTTTAGGAAGACCTGCCTTTTTTATTATCATTAAAGATATAACACAAGAAACTAAAGAAAAAAAAGAGATAGAAAGACTTAGACTCTTACATGAAAGTATTTTAGTTCACTCAAAGGAAGGAATAGTTGGTTTAGATAAAAATGGAAAAATTACCTTCACTAACCAACATACGTTAGATATAACTGGATATACCGAATCTGAATTACTTGGAGAATCTTTTCATGCAACTTTTCATCATAGTTGGATGGATGGAGTTCCACACGAAGAGGAAAATAGCCCCATTCGAGAAACTCTGTTGGATGGCACCACAAATCGAATTAATAACGAAATATTTTGGAAAAAAAGCGATAAATATTTTTACGTAGAATACGTTAGTTCTCCTATTCGCAAAGAAGAAGAAATTACAGGTGCCGTTGTTACATTTAAAGACATCACAGAAAAAAAGGAACAAAAGAATCTAGAAAATAAATACCAAGAAGAATTACTGTTTTTATCAGAGTCCTCGATGAGATTTTTACAAATAAAGGATAAGTCTGAAACCTTCCAATACATTGCAGAGTCTATTTTTGAATTTTCAAAACCAAGAGGTTTAATCGTAAATTCTTACGACACAGAAAATTCTCAATTTCAAGTAGAGTCTGCACTCGGATTTAAACAATACATTGGATCTATTACAAAAATCATGAACTGCGAGATGATTGGATCAAATTACAGAGAAGATTATAATCGTTATCCGCTCTCTGAAACAAAAAATAAACTCATTTTTTTACCAGACGGACTTTATTCTGTGAATTTTGGAAACCTAAATCGAAAAGAAAGTATGATTATTGAATCTATGTTGAACGTAAACCGAGTGTATCAATTCATATTTTCAGACGGAGAAAAAACTTTAGGCTCTGTAATTATTCTCTATTCGGAAGAAAAATTCCCATTTGAAACAATGTTGGAAATATTTCTACACCAAGCTACAATTGCAATAAATAGGATTTAA